A genomic segment from Oligoflexus sp. encodes:
- a CDS encoding DUF494 family protein produces MHSVTSQATWWSVVRAMAEMVIFGYDELELTERYVRDELLEAGFSSTDIEAACDWVEKAVNSGTVVESLAMLQSKGEGVRITNPMERINFSNKIWSKIELCRHKGILSSDIIERMLEGARVIDTRDWDDEEVSNLLAEIFIAVLPGTSEGDFHDMFHACVPDYYC; encoded by the coding sequence ATGCACAGTGTCACTTCACAGGCGACGTGGTGGTCTGTGGTCCGTGCCATGGCCGAAATGGTAATCTTTGGCTATGACGAACTGGAACTGACGGAACGTTACGTTCGCGACGAGCTTCTGGAAGCAGGGTTTTCTTCGACGGATATCGAAGCGGCCTGCGACTGGGTGGAAAAAGCCGTGAATTCGGGAACCGTCGTGGAATCACTCGCTATGCTGCAAAGCAAAGGCGAAGGCGTTCGCATCACCAATCCGATGGAACGCATCAACTTTAGCAACAAGATCTGGTCGAAGATTGAGCTGTGCCGGCATAAAGGGATTCTTTCCAGTGACATCATTGAACGCATGCTCGAAGGAGCCCGCGTCATTGATACTCGTGACTGGGATGATGAAGAAGTCAGCAACCTGCTGGCGGAAATCTTTATCGCCGTGCTGCCTGGAACATCGGAAGGCGACTTCCATGACATGTTCCACGCCTGCGTGCCCGATTACTATTGCTGA
- the tsaD gene encoding tRNA (adenosine(37)-N6)-threonylcarbamoyltransferase complex transferase subunit TsaD yields the protein MTLILGIESSCDETAASVVRDGRQALSSVIKSQIDVHRAFGGVVPEIAAREHLKLIDAIVEQALREADCTLDQLDAIAVTQGPGLIGALLVGIAYAKGLAFASGKPLIPVNHVEAHVQGAVLGLDVPESELYPCLALVVSGGHTNIYYMPEPTVYELLAYSIDDACGESFDKVAKLFGLGYPGGPVIEELAQKGHAEHYPMPRMMEQKNKLLFSYSGLKTYMVNLRGRHAADMSEEKLRDFCASFQEEALGQLVRKLDGASQQRPAARSILIAGGVAANQRFRALAQAKLKIPVYFPQLRFCSDNAAMIAALGYQHYVKANDTSVFKQLGWDAFSRYQFS from the coding sequence ATGACCCTGATCCTTGGTATCGAATCCAGCTGCGATGAAACAGCCGCCTCGGTGGTCCGTGACGGACGGCAGGCGCTTTCATCCGTTATCAAATCGCAGATCGACGTGCATCGCGCCTTCGGTGGTGTGGTGCCCGAGATCGCGGCCCGTGAGCATCTGAAGCTGATCGATGCCATCGTCGAGCAGGCTCTGCGGGAAGCTGACTGCACTCTGGATCAGCTGGATGCGATCGCCGTGACCCAAGGTCCCGGACTGATCGGAGCGCTTCTGGTCGGCATCGCGTATGCCAAAGGCCTTGCCTTTGCCAGCGGCAAACCCTTGATCCCCGTGAATCACGTCGAAGCCCACGTGCAGGGCGCGGTCCTGGGACTGGACGTCCCCGAGTCCGAACTTTACCCCTGCCTCGCCCTTGTCGTATCCGGCGGTCATACGAATATTTACTATATGCCCGAGCCTACGGTTTATGAGCTTTTAGCCTATAGCATCGATGATGCCTGTGGGGAGTCCTTTGACAAGGTGGCCAAACTCTTTGGACTGGGATACCCTGGTGGGCCCGTGATCGAGGAACTGGCACAAAAGGGTCATGCCGAGCATTATCCGATGCCGCGCATGATGGAGCAGAAGAACAAACTCCTCTTTAGTTATTCAGGTCTGAAAACCTATATGGTAAACTTGCGTGGAAGGCATGCCGCAGATATGAGCGAAGAAAAACTTCGCGACTTCTGCGCCTCCTTTCAGGAAGAAGCCCTTGGCCAACTTGTTCGCAAGCTCGACGGTGCCAGTCAGCAGCGTCCAGCCGCCCGCAGTATTCTGATCGCTGGGGGCGTCGCGGCCAATCAAAGGTTCCGGGCTTTGGCCCAGGCGAAATTAAAAATTCCCGTATATTTTCCCCAACTGCGCTTTTGCTCCGACAACGCCGCGATGATTGCAGCTCTGGGTTATCAGCACTACGTGAAGGCGAACGATACGTCCGTCTTTAAACAACTGGGCTGGGATGCCTTTTCCCGTTATCAGTTTAGCTGA
- a CDS encoding ATPase, T2SS/T4P/T4SS family, with protein sequence MLIQNLLASYFRDPCLDEVLINGCDQVLLLSGAQRRMESSPFSSTQSMIEACQNLAFSQNLRLDPLMPAAGGALEMDAEHFRWHCVLPPVSRDGPLLSLRRHRLRALDLKDFVTSFMITELDRVAAASAPLLIAGPTGAGKTSLMMALLQRTARDMRVAILEQLAELPRLGPGWMRLLAQTSDLGGEGAFSLSQSFDELLRLRPDRIVIGELRQKEEARALRRAVLAGHGSVWVTLHAGSPESLAARLADLADEDLRIWQSLLCEQNAHYILMGRNFPRVTGIWQFTEDGPQKKAP encoded by the coding sequence TTGCTCATACAAAATCTTCTCGCATCCTACTTTCGCGACCCTTGTTTGGATGAAGTTCTGATCAATGGCTGTGATCAGGTCCTTCTTCTCTCTGGCGCTCAAAGGCGCATGGAATCTTCACCTTTTTCCTCCACTCAAAGTATGATCGAAGCCTGTCAGAACCTGGCTTTTTCACAGAACCTGCGTCTGGATCCTTTGATGCCGGCCGCGGGTGGCGCTTTGGAGATGGACGCCGAGCATTTCCGCTGGCACTGCGTCTTGCCTCCGGTTTCACGCGATGGTCCACTTTTGAGTCTCCGGCGTCATCGCCTCCGTGCTCTTGATCTTAAAGATTTTGTGACATCTTTTATGATCACGGAGCTGGACCGTGTTGCCGCTGCGTCCGCACCTCTTTTGATTGCAGGACCTACCGGCGCGGGGAAAACCTCGCTGATGATGGCTCTTTTACAGCGTACGGCCCGGGACATGCGCGTGGCGATCCTGGAACAGCTTGCCGAACTTCCGCGTCTGGGACCGGGATGGATGCGTCTTCTGGCTCAGACTTCGGATCTTGGCGGCGAGGGTGCATTCAGTCTGAGTCAGAGCTTTGATGAGCTGCTCCGCTTGCGTCCTGATCGCATTGTGATCGGTGAATTAAGGCAGAAAGAGGAAGCGCGCGCGCTCCGTCGTGCTGTGCTGGCAGGACATGGAAGCGTGTGGGTGACGCTTCATGCCGGAAGTCCCGAGTCCCTGGCGGCTCGACTCGCCGATCTTGCCGACGAGGATCTTCGGATATGGCAGAGCCTTCTGTGTGAACAGAACGCGCACTATATACTGATGGGTCGAAATTTTCCGCGCGTCACAGGCATCTGGCAATTCACAGAGGACGGACCCCAAAAAAAAGCGCCCTGA
- a CDS encoding DEAD/DEAH box helicase: protein MSDKEDLMTTHKPVSDPILEEAPEGAANPVNDEDLPETGALPPVETPDITIDHIPLSVIEPSLPILPEDDDDDEVVVVKDEQLFPVETFEELALAEELIAAVRTLNWEKPTLIQGLCLPQTIQGQDLAGFAQTGTGKTGVFLITIAHQLLKLREAGGENSLLPKALILAPTRELALQISADAELLFNQLNISCMAVFGGVDYDKQAQRIKQGIDVIVATPGRLKDYYQKKVFSAQDLCLFICDEADRMLDMGFIEDVEFFLSKLSPETQKLLFSATTNEKVKELAFEYLENPKYISANPEVMTPERIEQHAVICDSTQKLQVMLGLLRDHQPVCSVVFANTKIVAEWLQYKLMGNGIECDLITGDLPQKKRIALIQRIKEGKVKALIATDVASRGLHISSVTHVYNFDLPDEAANYVHRIGRTARAGASGAAYSLVCEDYGHNLIDIEKYLGENIKIKTEWFPESYLQIEDKAGNPYKDPEFKGSRMNDKEERRDGRRGGDRSKRPDRGGPKAGASAQGDKPKHERKPSGGPRIEARQDRGGAEGKGQEQQPKGQKGKRQDARQQPAAAVAAPAGAATHPRGGNRHRKAHTNPNQPTPTIQPRGKTIIKPVQPEVVPNSFLGIFKKIFAIFFGKKK from the coding sequence ATGAGTGATAAAGAAGACCTTATGACAACTCACAAGCCAGTCTCAGATCCAATTCTCGAAGAAGCTCCGGAAGGTGCGGCGAATCCCGTCAACGACGAGGACCTGCCAGAGACTGGTGCGCTGCCTCCTGTCGAAACCCCTGACATTACTATCGATCACATACCTCTTTCGGTGATCGAACCAAGTCTTCCCATCCTCCCTGAGGATGATGATGATGACGAGGTCGTGGTTGTCAAAGACGAGCAGCTCTTTCCCGTTGAAACCTTTGAGGAATTGGCACTTGCGGAGGAATTGATTGCCGCCGTCCGCACCCTCAATTGGGAAAAACCCACTCTTATCCAGGGCTTATGCTTGCCCCAGACCATCCAGGGTCAGGACCTCGCAGGCTTTGCTCAAACCGGTACCGGCAAAACCGGGGTGTTCCTGATCACGATCGCCCATCAGCTTTTGAAGCTGAGGGAAGCAGGGGGCGAGAATAGTCTCTTGCCCAAGGCTTTGATTTTGGCCCCGACCCGCGAGCTGGCCCTGCAAATTTCCGCGGATGCGGAGCTGCTCTTCAATCAGCTGAATATTTCCTGCATGGCCGTCTTTGGTGGGGTGGATTACGACAAACAGGCCCAGCGCATCAAGCAGGGCATCGATGTTATCGTCGCGACTCCCGGGCGTCTGAAAGACTACTATCAGAAGAAGGTCTTCTCGGCCCAAGACCTCTGCCTTTTCATCTGTGATGAAGCCGACCGCATGCTGGACATGGGCTTTATCGAGGACGTGGAATTTTTCCTCAGCAAGCTCAGTCCCGAAACGCAAAAGCTCCTCTTCTCGGCCACGACCAACGAGAAGGTCAAGGAACTCGCTTTCGAGTATCTTGAAAATCCTAAATACATTTCTGCCAACCCCGAAGTGATGACGCCTGAGCGCATCGAGCAGCATGCCGTGATCTGTGATTCGACACAGAAGCTGCAAGTCATGCTCGGTCTTCTGCGGGATCATCAACCCGTGTGTTCGGTGGTTTTCGCCAATACCAAGATCGTGGCGGAATGGCTTCAGTACAAGCTCATGGGCAACGGCATCGAATGTGATCTGATCACAGGTGACCTGCCTCAGAAAAAAAGGATTGCCTTGATTCAAAGAATCAAGGAAGGCAAGGTCAAAGCCTTGATTGCCACCGACGTGGCAAGCCGCGGCCTGCATATTTCCAGCGTGACCCACGTTTATAATTTTGATTTGCCTGACGAAGCAGCGAACTATGTCCACCGCATCGGTCGTACCGCACGTGCGGGTGCCAGCGGTGCCGCTTACTCGCTGGTCTGTGAAGATTACGGCCACAATCTGATCGACATCGAAAAGTACCTTGGCGAAAACATCAAAATTAAAACCGAATGGTTCCCTGAATCCTATCTGCAGATCGAAGACAAAGCCGGCAATCCTTATAAAGATCCAGAATTCAAGGGTTCCCGTATGAATGACAAAGAGGAAAGAAGAGACGGTCGCCGCGGCGGTGATCGCTCGAAACGTCCGGATCGTGGCGGACCAAAAGCCGGCGCCAGTGCGCAGGGTGATAAGCCTAAGCACGAGCGGAAACCGAGCGGTGGTCCGCGCATCGAAGCTCGCCAGGATCGGGGCGGAGCCGAAGGCAAAGGACAGGAGCAGCAGCCGAAGGGACAGAAGGGCAAACGCCAGGATGCGCGCCAGCAACCAGCAGCAGCTGTTGCTGCACCTGCAGGGGCAGCCACGCATCCACGCGGAGGCAACCGCCACCGCAAGGCGCACACCAATCCCAATCAGCCAACGCCGACCATCCAGCCGCGTGGCAAGACGATTATCAAACCTGTGCAGCCTGAGGTCGTACCCAACTCCTTCCTCGGCATCTTCAAGAAGATCTTCGCGATTTTCTTCGGAAAGAAAAAGTAA
- a CDS encoding tetratricopeptide repeat protein gives MIRLRRINPWPILTCGVLASLAACVTPAEEQQLRDDIFGLQTRVLQMENQLSAQGKEINTATSRQEASVSTRLDKISIELQRMKGDIDALRIGVTTGQLPGTDPDQEGSVAKTLTQLNERMTLVEENQNKILGVIDKSVESSKKSDKKDEKAKDKEKAAKATEKKSASLKNLDDLRTAFDKKKFKAIAEEGEKVLGSLKAKKDKQEATYIIAESLYKSGNIREAALKYNDYIESKPKENMSVALLRMGDCFQQLGDAETAKIYYQELIQKYGSSAEAKQAKNKLAKL, from the coding sequence ATGATCCGTTTGCGCAGAATCAATCCCTGGCCGATCCTCACCTGCGGCGTCCTCGCATCCCTCGCCGCCTGTGTAACTCCGGCCGAGGAGCAGCAGCTTCGTGATGATATCTTTGGTCTTCAAACCCGCGTTCTTCAGATGGAAAACCAGCTGAGCGCGCAGGGGAAAGAGATCAACACCGCGACCAGCCGGCAGGAGGCCTCGGTCAGTACAAGGCTCGATAAGATCTCGATCGAGCTGCAGCGAATGAAGGGTGATATCGACGCACTACGCATTGGAGTGACGACAGGTCAGCTCCCAGGAACCGATCCCGACCAGGAAGGTTCGGTGGCCAAGACTCTGACTCAACTCAACGAACGCATGACGCTGGTCGAAGAAAACCAGAACAAGATCCTCGGCGTCATCGATAAGTCGGTGGAGTCGAGCAAGAAGTCGGATAAGAAAGACGAGAAGGCGAAGGACAAAGAGAAGGCCGCGAAAGCCACAGAAAAAAAAAGCGCTTCGCTGAAAAATCTTGATGATCTGCGCACCGCCTTCGATAAGAAGAAATTCAAGGCGATCGCTGAAGAGGGCGAGAAAGTCCTCGGCAGCCTGAAGGCCAAGAAAGATAAGCAGGAAGCCACCTACATCATCGCCGAGAGCCTTTATAAGTCCGGCAATATCCGTGAAGCCGCTTTGAAATATAACGACTATATTGAAAGCAAGCCCAAGGAAAACATGTCCGTGGCGCTGCTCCGCATGGGCGACTGCTTCCAGCAGCTCGGCGATGCGGAAACCGCGAAGATCTATTATCAGGAACTGATTCAAAAATACGGCAGCTCGGCTGAAGCGAAACAAGCCAAGAATAAGCTGGCCAAACTCTGA
- a CDS encoding LysM peptidoglycan-binding domain-containing protein yields MARPASYIFSLCLALLPWGSVMAQEPSLEDLERMGAEMDEGEMNTPPPPPPAQGIEASVPDEAAQAEAASMSQPNQNAPATDTSGLEPVDVRSRIKKVLEPNLFAGAPPVPGTLRNMAPGEAPEEYAVQEGDNLFDICDQLIDEPNYWPKLWSFNPGIANPHFIYPGMKLRFYAGDADNPPFLQVVTEDDIVPVDKGGMKEAELVREDINGMLMRSEIPTNQQITDAKDLESVAGIDDMIEVVGERERPDKVPLIVPAFIVADEFEELGRIVGGSAGSYLIDKGQFLIVEPEDDDSLKTGTSYTIVRETGKVRTKNGNDFVGYRYEFIAHIQVNSKDEDEDVFRAQVIYNRLGVMPGDMVIAYRSTKRSMPVNPPQSIQGANQQVVAFTEPFMAVGGRGAFVFLEQNENKLQEGQVYNIMQNVKVAAPSFLRGDLPDTESQVAKAYIVDASASGALGFILSDVLEVRLGDKASP; encoded by the coding sequence ATGGCAAGGCCGGCTTCCTATATTTTCAGCCTTTGTCTCGCCCTGCTTCCCTGGGGAAGTGTTATGGCCCAGGAACCGTCCCTGGAAGACCTTGAAAGAATGGGCGCGGAAATGGATGAAGGCGAAATGAATACGCCGCCCCCGCCGCCTCCTGCTCAGGGGATTGAAGCGTCCGTACCGGATGAGGCGGCTCAGGCCGAGGCAGCTTCAATGAGCCAGCCGAATCAGAATGCACCGGCCACCGATACCAGCGGCCTGGAACCCGTCGATGTCCGCAGCCGCATCAAAAAAGTCCTGGAGCCGAATCTTTTCGCGGGTGCTCCCCCGGTGCCGGGAACCTTGCGCAATATGGCCCCTGGTGAAGCTCCGGAAGAGTATGCGGTTCAGGAAGGCGATAACCTTTTTGATATCTGCGACCAGCTCATCGACGAGCCGAACTACTGGCCGAAGCTCTGGTCGTTCAACCCAGGCATTGCCAACCCGCACTTTATTTATCCCGGCATGAAGCTGCGTTTTTATGCAGGTGATGCTGACAATCCCCCTTTTCTTCAGGTCGTAACGGAAGACGATATCGTGCCCGTGGATAAAGGCGGCATGAAGGAAGCCGAGCTGGTGCGTGAGGATATCAACGGCATGCTCATGCGTTCCGAGATTCCGACCAATCAGCAGATCACCGATGCGAAGGATCTGGAGTCCGTCGCCGGCATCGACGATATGATCGAAGTCGTGGGCGAGCGCGAGCGTCCTGATAAGGTGCCACTTATCGTACCAGCTTTTATCGTGGCGGATGAATTCGAAGAGCTGGGTCGTATCGTGGGTGGCTCGGCTGGTTCCTATCTGATCGACAAAGGCCAGTTCCTGATCGTGGAGCCTGAAGACGACGACAGCCTGAAGACCGGCACCAGCTATACGATCGTGCGGGAAACCGGTAAAGTGCGGACCAAAAACGGCAACGACTTCGTGGGCTACCGTTATGAATTCATCGCGCATATCCAGGTGAATTCCAAGGACGAAGACGAGGACGTGTTCCGGGCCCAGGTCATTTACAACAGGCTCGGCGTGATGCCCGGCGACATGGTGATCGCGTACCGTTCGACCAAGCGCAGCATGCCCGTGAATCCTCCGCAAAGCATTCAGGGCGCGAATCAGCAGGTCGTGGCGTTTACCGAGCCCTTCATGGCGGTCGGCGGCCGTGGGGCCTTCGTCTTCCTTGAGCAGAACGAAAACAAGCTGCAGGAAGGCCAGGTCTACAACATCATGCAGAACGTGAAGGTGGCCGCGCCGAGTTTTCTGCGCGGTGATCTGCCGGATACGGAGAGTCAGGTGGCCAAGGCCTACATCGTGGATGCCTCCGCGTCCGGTGCCCTCGGTTTTATTTTGAGCGATGTGCTCGAAGTTCGACTGGGTGATAAGGCGAGTCCCTGA
- a CDS encoding DNA-processing protein DprA — MSVIPQLEAHCSHVLSQWMYRWLSLPLHQESEDPRVTIEALGVSDWADYIHYRLEAGTVPWTNLMRSAQASPIALATLIHENIKQTTRAGAQLIDFYHPLYPALLACIKDPPNCLTVLGPPETLSKPSISIVGSRRASGFALRETEELAAALAAEGGVIVSGGALGCDITGHRGALRSGERPCPTIVVLAGGLSRFYPRCNENVFRLLQKSGAVFISERLWEYPARPYDFPVRNRIITGLSPRLLLMLAGERSGAKVTAQLALEQGREVFVMVHPEDDVRALGSKQLLLEGATPFFSAQDYMRMAWSCDGRDWFEAGSGFDRV, encoded by the coding sequence ATGTCCGTCATTCCCCAACTCGAAGCGCATTGTTCTCATGTCCTATCCCAATGGATGTATCGCTGGCTGTCTCTGCCGTTACATCAGGAGAGCGAAGACCCGCGCGTTACGATCGAAGCGCTCGGGGTGAGCGATTGGGCTGATTATATTCACTATCGTTTGGAGGCAGGGACCGTACCGTGGACGAATCTCATGCGCTCAGCTCAAGCGAGTCCGATCGCTCTCGCCACTTTGATTCATGAAAATATCAAGCAGACCACGCGTGCCGGTGCGCAGCTGATCGACTTCTATCATCCGCTTTATCCGGCGCTTCTTGCATGTATCAAAGATCCACCCAACTGCCTGACCGTTTTGGGTCCGCCCGAGACCTTGAGCAAGCCTTCGATCAGCATTGTGGGCTCGCGCCGTGCGTCTGGTTTTGCTCTGCGGGAAACGGAAGAGCTGGCTGCCGCCCTGGCCGCGGAAGGGGGTGTCATTGTCAGTGGTGGAGCTTTGGGTTGCGACATCACAGGGCATCGGGGAGCGCTGCGCTCGGGAGAAAGGCCCTGTCCAACGATTGTGGTGCTCGCGGGCGGACTCTCACGCTTCTATCCGCGTTGCAACGAAAACGTCTTTCGACTCCTGCAAAAATCCGGAGCGGTTTTCATTAGCGAAAGACTCTGGGAATATCCTGCCAGACCTTATGATTTTCCGGTACGAAACCGCATCATCACAGGGCTTTCGCCGCGTCTTCTTCTGATGCTCGCAGGTGAACGATCTGGCGCAAAAGTGACCGCCCAGCTCGCATTGGAACAGGGTCGGGAGGTCTTTGTCATGGTGCATCCCGAAGATGATGTGCGCGCACTCGGCTCGAAACAGTTGCTGCTGGAGGGCGCGACACCTTTCTTTTCCGCGCAGGACTATATGCGCATGGCCTGGAGCTGTGACGGCAGGGATTGGTTTGAAGCTGGTTCTGGCTTCGATCGTGTTTAA
- the rsmA gene encoding 16S rRNA (adenine(1518)-N(6)/adenine(1519)-N(6))-dimethyltransferase RsmA, with amino-acid sequence MSMGEDRIKQKKSLSQVFLKTDWPVRKVVERLQSLHITRVLEIGPGGGVLTRALIEQPWKVTAVEKDHRFADRLEEYYAARKGELPGSLRIVNEDVLKFDLEEWLDESNEPTAIVGNIPYAISTPIVMWVLPSMHRVKGVELLVQLEFAARLAGVAGTKDYGSLSVYTQLRTQVQIECKVERTCFTPVPAVDSALVFMKMRAHTMPDDFLRKVETVARVSFTQRRKKLRNAIRQFLTEERLQGCPIDLNRRPDTLTPEEYVELTKFIYSL; translated from the coding sequence ATGTCTATGGGTGAAGACCGTATTAAACAGAAGAAATCACTGAGCCAGGTCTTTTTGAAAACCGATTGGCCCGTGCGCAAAGTCGTCGAACGCCTTCAGTCCCTGCATATCACCCGCGTGCTGGAAATCGGCCCTGGTGGTGGTGTTCTGACCCGGGCTCTGATCGAGCAGCCCTGGAAGGTCACAGCGGTCGAGAAGGACCATCGCTTTGCCGACCGCCTCGAAGAGTACTATGCCGCACGCAAGGGCGAGCTGCCTGGCAGCCTGCGCATCGTGAACGAGGACGTCCTGAAATTCGATCTTGAGGAATGGCTCGATGAATCGAATGAACCAACGGCCATCGTCGGCAACATTCCCTATGCGATCTCCACGCCGATCGTCATGTGGGTGCTTCCCTCTATGCATCGCGTGAAGGGCGTCGAGCTTCTTGTGCAGCTGGAATTCGCCGCCCGCCTTGCCGGTGTCGCGGGCACCAAGGATTACGGCAGCCTTTCCGTTTACACGCAGCTCCGCACCCAGGTGCAGATTGAGTGCAAGGTCGAACGCACCTGCTTCACGCCGGTGCCGGCTGTCGACAGCGCCCTCGTTTTCATGAAGATGCGCGCGCATACGATGCCGGATGATTTCTTACGCAAGGTGGAAACGGTCGCTCGCGTGTCCTTCACGCAGCGCCGCAAAAAACTGCGGAATGCCATCAGGCAATTTTTAACGGAAGAAAGACTGCAGGGCTGTCCGATCGATCTGAATCGCCGACCGGATACCCTGACGCCGGAAGAGTATGTGGAACTGACGAAGTTCATTTATTCGCTATGA
- a CDS encoding PilZ domain-containing protein translates to MQALIRTKDNIKVGIRANFARFEGQKSPPQIVFDKISDIGLQKLEKGTAVKIEVIGMPSKVMFVTTILDKTDDGVVCSLPASLVTIERRQNSRYRVTPSAMAYLSFSQWVPEDDDPSAPPFFDAYRSLAGWIPIMDISAGGVCVQSHFPSFINVLETVDVDPKAKLHLPMSAPMPVQAAIRWKRRIKNRFSEDNRERYQLDFRLGIEFLDLSEEYQVKIRNYLRQLSVADAI, encoded by the coding sequence ATGCAGGCGTTGATTCGGACCAAGGATAATATCAAAGTCGGAATCCGGGCGAATTTCGCCCGTTTCGAAGGTCAAAAGAGTCCGCCCCAGATCGTGTTCGATAAAATCTCTGATATCGGTCTGCAGAAGCTGGAAAAAGGCACGGCGGTGAAAATCGAAGTCATCGGCATGCCTTCGAAGGTCATGTTCGTGACCACCATCCTGGACAAGACGGACGATGGCGTCGTCTGCAGTCTGCCCGCCTCGCTGGTCACCATTGAAAGACGGCAGAATTCGCGTTACCGCGTGACCCCGTCGGCTATGGCCTATTTGAGTTTCAGCCAGTGGGTGCCCGAGGATGATGATCCTTCGGCCCCGCCATTCTTTGATGCCTATCGCAGCCTTGCCGGATGGATTCCCATCATGGACATCAGCGCCGGCGGCGTATGCGTGCAGAGTCACTTCCCTTCGTTCATCAACGTCCTGGAAACGGTGGACGTGGATCCGAAGGCGAAGCTGCATCTGCCGATGAGCGCGCCCATGCCGGTCCAGGCCGCGATCCGCTGGAAACGCCGGATCAAGAATCGGTTCAGCGAAGACAACCGCGAACGCTATCAGCTTGATTTTCGCCTGGGCATCGAATTTTTGGATTTATCGGAAGAGTATCAGGTCAAGATTCGCAACTATCTGCGCCAGCTGAGTGTGGCGGATGCGATTTGA
- a CDS encoding O-antigen ligase family protein, whose amino-acid sequence MTFILAAKSFREHGLNLFTWQARGLLMASLVLGLYMLGQRNFGWDWIHGFQARIGEHRFAYGVYRASGLMGHPLSLAYNCMLLALVTFAQGLWMFRSQRRQSWTWLLISAVNLGLIALTGSRYPLVLTVALMVLGILIQTRLANLQNILGLGLLAFVIISGLFLFDPVMMGRVQELMDPRLPWEERFDRWIFWKVHLQIFMDQPWLGTGLANYDRLLLDYYDQAGYTHIERKYTAHNILLQTLADSGIVGSLALLVIFAVLFRAAFRTLKDFRHQGFLLIALGTLFGGLLQNTLRDSEYLYALWTSMGLCCGCLIAGGVPDESNGRSHLQDHQSGEDLADRHAHERRSHAGVDSDQG is encoded by the coding sequence TTGACATTCATCCTGGCCGCAAAAAGTTTCCGGGAGCACGGCCTGAACCTCTTCACCTGGCAGGCCCGGGGGCTTTTGATGGCCTCGCTCGTTCTGGGGCTTTACATGCTGGGACAAAGGAATTTCGGCTGGGATTGGATCCACGGTTTTCAAGCCAGGATTGGTGAGCATCGCTTTGCGTACGGCGTCTATCGCGCCTCGGGACTCATGGGCCATCCTTTGAGTCTTGCGTATAATTGCATGCTGCTCGCGCTTGTGACCTTCGCGCAGGGCCTTTGGATGTTTCGCAGCCAGAGGCGGCAAAGCTGGACCTGGCTGCTGATCAGTGCGGTCAACCTGGGTCTGATCGCTCTGACCGGCTCAAGATATCCCCTGGTGCTGACAGTGGCCCTCATGGTGCTCGGCATCCTTATCCAAACCCGTCTCGCCAATCTGCAAAACATTCTGGGCCTCGGACTTTTGGCTTTTGTGATCATAAGCGGTCTTTTTCTATTCGATCCCGTGATGATGGGGCGTGTGCAGGAACTCATGGATCCCAGGCTGCCCTGGGAAGAGCGTTTTGATCGTTGGATTTTCTGGAAAGTGCATCTGCAAATTTTTATGGATCAGCCCTGGCTGGGAACCGGGTTGGCCAATTACGACAGGCTGCTCCTGGACTATTATGACCAGGCCGGATACACTCATATTGAGAGAAAATACACGGCGCATAATATCCTGCTGCAAACTTTAGCGGACTCCGGAATTGTGGGATCGCTGGCTCTGCTGGTCATCTTCGCAGTTCTTTTCCGTGCGGCCTTTCGAACGCTGAAGGACTTTCGGCACCAGGGCTTTCTTCTGATCGCTCTCGGAACGCTCTTCGGTGGTCTGCTTCAAAACACGCTGCGGGATAGCGAATATCTTTATGCTCTTTGGACCAGCATGGGCCTTTGTTGCGGCTGCCTCATAGCTGGAGGAGTGCCCGATGAATCAAACGGCCGAAGCCACCTCCAAGATCACCAATCCGGAGAGGATCTCGCGGATCGTCATGCGCATGAGCGACGGTCACATGCAGGCGTTGATTCGGACCAAGGATAA